One Oryza brachyantha chromosome 3, ObraRS2, whole genome shotgun sequence DNA segment encodes these proteins:
- the LOC102705513 gene encoding lipid phosphate phosphatase gamma, with amino-acid sequence MAEFQEMAAEVPPSLKAITLTHVRYRRGDKLGLFLAWVSLVPVFISLGGFVSHFLFRRELQGICFAAGLLVSQFLNELIKHSVAQSRPSYCELLEACDSHGWPSSHSQYTFFFATYLSLLTLRRSPARRVVAALAWPLAFLTMLSRVYLGYHTVAQVFAGAIVGLVFGAIWYWIVNTMLVEYFPMIEESAIARWLYIKDTSHIPDVLKFEYDNARAARRKVATD; translated from the exons ATGGCGGAGTTCCaggagatggcggcggaggtgcCGCCGTCGCTGAAGGCAATTACGCTCACCCACGTCCGGTACCGCCGCGGGGACAAGCTCGGCCTCTTCCTCGCCTGGGTCTCCCTCGTGCCGGTCTTCATCAGCCTGGGTGGGTTCGTCTCCCACTTCCTCTTCCGCCGGGAGCTCCAGGGCATCTGCTTCGCCGCGGGCCTCCTCGTCTCCCAGTTCCTCAACGAGCTCATCAAGCACTCCGTCGCGCAGTCGCGCCCGTCCTACTGCGAGCTGCTCGAGGCCTGCGACTCCCACGGCTGGCCCTCCAGCCACTCGCAGTACACGTTCTTCTTCGCCACCTACCTCTCGCTCCTCACGCTCCGCCGATCCCCGGCGCGCCGGGTGGTCGCTGCGTTGGCCTGGCCGCTCGCGTTTCTCACCATGCTGTCCAGGGTGTATCTCGGGTACCACACCGTCGCGCAG gTATTTGCGGGAGCAATAGTGGGCCTTGTGTTTGGTGCTATCTGGTATTGGATCGTCAACACCATGCTTGTGGAATATTTTCCAATGATCGAGGAGAGTGCAATAGCGAGGTGGTTGTATATAAAGGATACTTCACACATTCCAGACGTACTCAAGTTTGAGTATGATAACGCGAGGGCAGCTAGGAGGAAAGTTGCTACTGATTGA